The Roseovarius indicus genome has a segment encoding these proteins:
- a CDS encoding VOC family protein → MHKLQVQGVHHITLTGADRQTSIDFWEGVLGMPFIFDQPNLDDPDEGHLYFDPGDGRLITVFTNEKRKPVHKRTPTDPGCVHHLALNVSHATFSQVAERLDARGIPHSGPKDRGFMDSIYFKDPLGFLIELACYRFEPPRGCSHADVMIEAHRDRVALGDYNIQEKHLAHAIERLVHRTQASLSGDREPKNPY, encoded by the coding sequence ATGCACAAACTTCAGGTCCAGGGCGTACACCACATCACGCTCACCGGCGCCGATCGCCAGACATCCATCGACTTCTGGGAAGGCGTGCTCGGCATGCCCTTCATCTTCGATCAGCCCAACCTCGACGACCCCGACGAAGGCCATCTCTATTTCGACCCGGGCGACGGGCGGCTCATCACCGTCTTCACCAACGAGAAACGCAAGCCCGTCCACAAGCGCACCCCCACCGATCCTGGCTGCGTCCACCACCTCGCCCTCAATGTCAGCCACGCGACCTTCTCGCAGGTGGCCGAGCGGCTCGACGCCCGCGGCATCCCCCATTCCGGGCCAAAGGACCGCGGCTTCATGGATTCGATCTATTTCAAGGATCCGCTCGGCTTCCTGATCGAACTCGCCTGCTACCGGTTCGAACCGCCCCGCGGCTGCTCCCATGCCGACGTGATGATCGAAGCCCACCGCGACCGCGTCGCCCTTGGCGATTACAACATCCAGGAAAAACACCTCGCCCACGCCATCGAGCGGCTTGTCCACCGCACGCAAGCCAGCCTCTCAGGCGACCGCGAACCGAAGAACCCGTACTGA
- a CDS encoding toxin-activating lysine-acyltransferase, with product MNALTDARGHTLPDIEAPSPERLRAYGDMMFLAFRSPRHARMPVAQLRTYLEPPLLLGQFRLFRFDGVARGLYTWGWLDRDAERRLITGEDLRPEDWTSGDRLWITDIMAPYKGLTASMVRWIMQDGHFTDRDFHFRRVDDQNRTRRIVHIDFRRDTLSKVWSEQDFLDRPE from the coding sequence ATGAACGCCCTCACCGACGCACGCGGCCACACCCTCCCCGATATCGAGGCCCCGTCGCCCGAGCGCCTGCGCGCCTATGGCGACATGATGTTCCTCGCCTTCCGCAGCCCCCGCCACGCGCGGATGCCGGTGGCACAGCTGCGCACCTATCTCGAACCGCCGCTGCTGCTCGGCCAGTTCCGCCTCTTCCGCTTCGACGGCGTCGCCCGCGGCCTCTACACTTGGGGCTGGCTCGACCGCGACGCCGAACGCCGCCTCATCACCGGCGAAGACCTCCGCCCCGAAGACTGGACAAGCGGCGACCGCCTCTGGATCACCGACATCATGGCCCCCTACAAGGGCCTCACCGCCTCCATGGTCCGCTGGATCATGCAGGACGGCCATTTCACCGACCGCGATTTCCACTTCCGCCGCGTCGACGACCAGAACCGCACCCGCCGCATCGTCCATATCGACTTCCGCCGCGATACCCTGTCAAAGGTCTGGTCCGAACAGGACTTCCTCGACCGGCCCGAATAA
- a CDS encoding Stf0 family sulfotransferase codes for MRAYILCGTPRTGSTLLCGLLTDHGLGAPHSFYRRQNITEWAEDWGLPPRDTMGETAFQRAYLAAAIAEGKGGTPIFGFRLMKENLSELSAILDTLYPGLPSDRARLEHAFGPVLYLHVSRDDKLAQAISLVRARQSGLWHRAPDGTEIERLAPPRPPVYDFDRLSATLAELEAHDADWHRWFAAEGIDPLSLTYETLVENPAAALARICDALGQPAPDPATVIPATARLSDAVNESWAARFRQDVAER; via the coding sequence GTGCGCGCCTACATCCTCTGCGGCACGCCCCGCACCGGCAGCACCCTTCTCTGCGGCCTGCTCACCGATCACGGGCTCGGCGCGCCGCACTCCTTCTACCGCCGCCAGAACATCACCGAATGGGCCGAAGATTGGGGCCTGCCCCCGCGCGACACGATGGGCGAAACCGCTTTCCAGCGCGCCTATCTCGCCGCCGCCATCGCCGAGGGAAAAGGCGGCACCCCCATCTTCGGCTTCCGCCTGATGAAGGAAAACCTGTCCGAACTCTCGGCCATCCTCGACACGCTCTACCCCGGCCTGCCGTCAGACCGGGCCCGCCTCGAACACGCCTTCGGCCCGGTCCTCTACCTGCACGTCTCGCGGGATGACAAGCTGGCCCAGGCCATCTCCCTCGTCCGCGCCCGGCAATCCGGCCTCTGGCACCGCGCCCCCGACGGCACCGAGATCGAACGCCTCGCCCCGCCCCGGCCGCCCGTCTACGATTTCGACCGTCTCTCCGCCACGCTGGCCGAGCTCGAAGCGCATGACGCCGACTGGCACCGCTGGTTCGCCGCGGAAGGGATCGACCCCCTGTCACTCACCTACGAAACCCTCGTGGAGAACCCCGCCGCCGCCCTCGCCCGCATCTGCGACGCGCTCGGCCAGCCCGCACCCGACCCGGCCACCGTTATACCGGCCACCGCCCGCCTCTCCGATGCCGTGAACGAAAGCTGGGCAGCCCGGTTCAGACAGGACGTCGCAGAACGCTAG
- the murJ gene encoding murein biosynthesis integral membrane protein MurJ produces MKPIRLLSGILTVGGWTLMSRILGFVRDVLIAGFLGPGILMDAYVAAFRLPNMFRRFFAEGAFNAAFVPMFSKRLEADENPEAFASLALSGLSLVLLTLTALSMIFMPVLVYATAEGFYGDARFDVTVEYGRIVFPYIFFISLAALLSGVLNATGRFAAAAAAPVVLNVLLVTAMTVAWIMGGPVAQALIWTIPFAGIAQLALVWAAADRAGIRVRPVRPRWTPEMKHLVSVAVPAALAGGVVQINLLVGQLVASNYEKAVSWLYSADRLYQLPLGVVGIAVGIVLLPDLSRRLKAGDDTGARNALSRAGELSLALTIPCAIALMIIPLPLVSVLFERGAFGPDDTAATALAVAIYGLGLPAFVLQKILQPVFFAREDTKSPFRFALVAMVVNAVLAVGLSFAIGWLAAAIATTAAAWVMVWQLARGGRAFGKVARFDDRFRRRIWRIIAASVLMGVVLWAVSALLTPLFGLGGWRWLALLALLAAGTVAYALSGQLLGAFRLSEFKEAMRR; encoded by the coding sequence ATGAAACCCATCCGCCTTCTCTCCGGCATTCTCACGGTCGGCGGCTGGACCCTCATGAGCCGCATCCTCGGCTTCGTCCGCGACGTGCTGATCGCGGGCTTCCTCGGGCCCGGCATCCTGATGGATGCCTATGTCGCGGCCTTCCGCCTGCCCAACATGTTCCGCCGTTTCTTCGCAGAAGGGGCCTTCAACGCGGCCTTCGTGCCGATGTTCTCCAAGCGGCTCGAGGCCGACGAGAATCCCGAAGCCTTCGCCAGCCTCGCCCTCTCCGGCCTCAGCCTCGTGCTGCTGACCCTTACGGCCCTGTCGATGATCTTCATGCCGGTGCTGGTCTACGCCACGGCCGAGGGCTTCTACGGCGACGCCCGCTTCGACGTCACGGTCGAGTATGGCCGCATCGTCTTCCCCTACATCTTCTTCATCTCGCTGGCCGCCCTCCTGTCGGGCGTGCTCAACGCCACCGGCCGCTTCGCGGCGGCGGCGGCGGCGCCGGTCGTGCTGAACGTGCTGCTGGTCACGGCCATGACCGTGGCCTGGATCATGGGCGGGCCGGTGGCCCAGGCCCTGATCTGGACCATTCCCTTCGCCGGCATCGCCCAGCTTGCCCTCGTCTGGGCCGCGGCCGACCGGGCGGGCATCCGCGTCCGGCCCGTGCGGCCCCGCTGGACGCCCGAGATGAAGCACCTCGTCAGCGTCGCGGTGCCCGCCGCGCTCGCGGGCGGCGTCGTTCAGATCAACCTGCTGGTGGGCCAGCTCGTCGCCTCGAACTACGAAAAGGCCGTCAGCTGGCTCTACTCCGCCGACCGGCTCTACCAACTCCCCCTCGGCGTGGTCGGCATCGCGGTGGGTATCGTGCTGCTCCCCGACCTCTCCCGCCGCCTCAAGGCGGGCGACGACACCGGCGCCCGCAATGCGCTTTCCCGCGCGGGCGAGCTGTCTCTCGCACTCACCATCCCCTGTGCCATCGCGCTGATGATCATCCCCCTGCCGCTCGTCTCGGTGCTCTTCGAACGCGGCGCCTTCGGCCCCGACGACACCGCCGCCACGGCGCTGGCCGTCGCCATCTACGGCCTCGGCCTGCCCGCCTTCGTCCTGCAGAAAATCCTGCAACCGGTCTTCTTCGCCCGCGAAGACACCAAGAGCCCCTTCCGCTTCGCCCTCGTCGCCATGGTGGTGAACGCCGTCCTCGCGGTCGGCCTCTCCTTCGCCATCGGCTGGCTCGCGGCCGCCATCGCCACCACGGCGGCGGCCTGGGTCATGGTCTGGCAACTCGCCCGCGGCGGCCGCGCCTTCGGCAAGGTCGCCCGGTTCGACGACCGCTTCCGCCGCCGCATCTGGCGCATCATCGCCGCCTCGGTGCTGATGGGGGTCGTGCTCTGGGCGGTCTCGGCCCTGCTCACCCCGCTTTTCGGGCTGGGCGGCTGGCGCTGGCTGGCGCTGCTGGCCCTGCTCGCCGCCGGCACCGTGGCCTATGCCCTCTCGGGCCAGCTCCTCGGCGCCTTCCGCCTGTCGGAGTTCAAGGAGGCCATGCGCCGCTGA
- a CDS encoding Na/Pi cotransporter family protein, whose product MTEQILLILGGIGLFLFGMKVMTEGLRDAAGGRLRRFLSRFTTTPLRGTVSGAAATALIQSSSATTVMTVGFVGAGLISFPHALGVLYGANIGTTVTGWMITLLGFKLHLGTIALPGVFVASLLTLLAHGHLARIGRIVAGLSLLFVGLDMMQEAAGTFGDLLTPERLPSGGAWAQLKLAGIGLVITVVMQSSSAAMALALVFLGSGAISFEQAAAMVIGTNIGTTVTALAASVGGSRTMRQTAVANLLFNLGTAALAFPVLIFGGGALAGVAGAAGAQTALVLFHTAFNLAGTVLFLPVTHHFAGVVERLIPEGDAGLTAGLDEALLKDEGAAMDAVQASIRRVAGVSFEALGRALAVPSDTRALAALPGKTGPALAEIEAFASRINIPEKRPEAQERNAALLHQLDHLARLNSRLGVRSMIAVVLADPELSRPARYLGELLRRVAEAGQAGPLADRLDWVEELVKHRSKRHRRAVLLHEHVGLITVNEMFDRTDAMRWLKRVTHHVERITHYDRAAGTAGPGAP is encoded by the coding sequence ATGACGGAGCAGATCCTTCTCATTCTTGGCGGTATCGGCCTGTTCCTGTTCGGGATGAAGGTCATGACCGAGGGGCTGCGCGATGCGGCGGGCGGGCGGCTGCGGCGGTTTCTGTCGCGGTTCACCACGACGCCGTTGCGGGGCACGGTGTCGGGCGCGGCGGCGACCGCGCTGATCCAGTCGTCGAGCGCGACGACGGTGATGACGGTGGGATTCGTGGGCGCGGGCCTTATCAGTTTTCCGCATGCGCTTGGCGTGCTGTACGGGGCGAATATCGGGACCACGGTGACGGGGTGGATGATCACGCTGCTGGGGTTCAAGCTGCACCTGGGCACGATCGCGTTGCCCGGCGTGTTCGTGGCGAGCCTGCTGACATTGCTGGCGCATGGGCACCTGGCGCGGATCGGGCGGATCGTGGCGGGGTTGAGCCTGTTGTTCGTGGGGCTCGACATGATGCAGGAGGCGGCGGGGACGTTCGGCGACCTGCTGACGCCGGAGCGGTTGCCGTCGGGGGGTGCCTGGGCACAGCTGAAGCTGGCGGGGATCGGGCTGGTGATCACGGTGGTGATGCAAAGCTCGAGCGCGGCGATGGCGCTGGCGCTGGTGTTCCTTGGGAGCGGCGCCATCAGCTTCGAGCAGGCGGCGGCGATGGTGATCGGCACGAATATCGGCACCACGGTCACGGCGCTGGCGGCCAGTGTCGGCGGGTCGCGGACGATGCGGCAGACGGCGGTGGCGAACCTGCTTTTCAACCTGGGCACGGCGGCGCTGGCCTTTCCGGTGCTGATTTTCGGGGGCGGGGCGCTGGCCGGGGTCGCGGGGGCGGCAGGGGCGCAGACCGCGCTGGTGCTGTTTCACACGGCGTTCAACCTGGCCGGGACGGTGCTTTTCCTGCCGGTGACGCATCATTTCGCGGGGGTCGTGGAGCGGCTTATTCCGGAGGGGGATGCGGGGCTGACCGCGGGGCTGGACGAGGCGCTGCTGAAGGATGAGGGCGCGGCGATGGATGCGGTGCAGGCCAGTATCCGGCGGGTCGCGGGGGTGAGTTTCGAAGCGCTGGGCCGGGCGCTGGCGGTGCCGAGCGATACAAGGGCGTTGGCGGCGCTGCCGGGCAAGACGGGGCCGGCGCTGGCGGAGATCGAGGCGTTCGCCTCGCGCATCAACATTCCGGAGAAGCGGCCGGAGGCGCAGGAGCGGAACGCGGCGTTGCTGCATCAGCTGGACCATCTCGCGCGGTTGAACAGTCGGCTTGGGGTGCGGTCGATGATTGCGGTGGTGCTGGCCGATCCGGAGCTGTCACGGCCGGCGCGGTACCTGGGCGAATTGCTGAGGCGGGTGGCGGAGGCCGGGCAGGCCGGGCCGCTGGCCGACAGGCTCGATTGGGTGGAGGAGTTGGTGAAGCACCGGTCGAAGCGGCACCGGCGGGCGGTGCTGCTGCACGAGCATGTGGGGCTGATCACGGTGAACGAGATGTTCGACCGGACGGATGCGATGCGCTGGCTGAAGCGGGTGACGCATCACGTGGAGCGGATCACGCATTACGACCGGGCCGCCGGGACGGCGGGCCCGGGGGCGCCCTAG
- a CDS encoding Hint domain-containing protein, whose protein sequence is MGYNISETTGATGSGTSGVDTWTFDVGLTGADVTTVSGDFNEVPIGSGWSEASRGYEFHVTSGSEFGDLEYNPWTGEFEFHVDRDAMLASGSDQTIVISVSGRDSSGTDTDSIVINVTICVARGTLIDTETGPVPVEDLQIGDSVRTLDGPARPVRWIGCRHVSPRELSADPSLRPIRIAADTFGPGQPARDLTVSPQHRILVDDWRAELFFGARQVLVPAKGLLNDLTIRTAPAPDGVDYFHVLFDRHEIMLTEGLPTESFHPGDYALRELGDETRAELFKLFPELVDGIGAPETARMVLRPWESALLQDSVPARKVPS, encoded by the coding sequence GTGGGCTACAACATCAGCGAAACCACGGGTGCCACCGGCAGTGGCACGTCCGGGGTCGATACATGGACATTCGACGTGGGCCTCACCGGCGCCGACGTCACAACCGTTTCCGGCGATTTCAACGAGGTGCCCATCGGCAGCGGCTGGAGCGAGGCCTCCCGCGGCTACGAGTTCCACGTCACGAGCGGCAGCGAATTCGGCGATCTCGAGTACAACCCCTGGACCGGCGAGTTCGAGTTCCACGTCGACCGCGACGCGATGCTGGCCTCCGGCTCCGACCAGACCATCGTCATCTCCGTCAGCGGCCGCGACAGCTCGGGCACCGACACCGACAGCATCGTCATCAACGTGACGATCTGCGTCGCCCGCGGCACCCTGATCGACACCGAAACCGGCCCCGTCCCGGTCGAAGACCTGCAAATCGGCGACAGCGTCCGCACCCTCGACGGCCCGGCCCGGCCCGTCCGCTGGATCGGCTGCCGCCACGTCTCCCCCCGCGAACTCAGCGCCGATCCCTCGCTCCGCCCGATCCGCATCGCGGCCGACACCTTCGGCCCCGGCCAGCCCGCGCGCGACCTCACCGTCTCGCCCCAGCACCGCATCCTCGTCGACGACTGGCGCGCCGAACTCTTCTTCGGCGCGCGCCAGGTGCTCGTGCCCGCCAAGGGCCTTCTCAACGATCTCACCATCCGCACCGCGCCCGCGCCCGACGGCGTCGATTATTTCCACGTCCTCTTCGACCGCCACGAGATCATGCTGACCGAGGGCCTGCCCACCGAAAGCTTCCACCCCGGCGACTACGCCCTGCGCGAACTGGGCGACGAAACCCGCGCCGAGCTCTTCAAGCTCTTCCCCGAGCTCGTCGACGGCATCGGCGCCCCCGAAACCGCCCGCATGGTCCTGCGCCCGTGGGAAAGCGCCCTCCTGCAAGACAGCGTCCCCGCCAGAAAGGTCCCGTCATGA
- a CDS encoding class I SAM-dependent methyltransferase: MEKHVELNRDHWNAMADEWVTMGEEAWASDAPYWGIWGVPERELGMLPGDMAGMEAVELGCGTGYVSAWMARRGARVSAIDVSAGQLATARRLAGEHGVDIRFEEGNAEALPFADGAFDFAISEYGAAIWCDPQVWLREAWRVLRPGGQLVFLGHHPFVYLTTPLNGAACERVLHRPYRGMGRVDWTQVEIDPGGIEYSLSFSDWITLFLEIGFVVEGLREVYAPEGASGEEFGIPAEWSRDFPAEHVWWLRKG, translated from the coding sequence ATGGAAAAGCATGTGGAACTCAACCGCGACCACTGGAACGCCATGGCGGACGAGTGGGTCACGATGGGCGAAGAGGCCTGGGCCAGCGATGCGCCCTACTGGGGGATCTGGGGCGTGCCCGAGCGCGAGCTTGGAATGCTGCCCGGGGATATGGCGGGCATGGAGGCCGTCGAGCTGGGCTGTGGGACGGGCTATGTCTCGGCCTGGATGGCGCGGCGCGGAGCAAGGGTTTCGGCGATCGACGTGTCGGCGGGGCAACTGGCCACGGCACGGCGGCTGGCGGGGGAGCATGGCGTCGATATCCGCTTCGAGGAGGGCAACGCCGAGGCGCTGCCCTTTGCCGACGGGGCGTTCGATTTTGCCATTTCGGAATATGGCGCCGCGATCTGGTGCGATCCGCAGGTGTGGCTGCGCGAGGCGTGGCGGGTGCTGCGCCCCGGGGGGCAGTTGGTGTTCCTGGGGCATCATCCCTTCGTCTACCTGACGACGCCGTTGAACGGGGCGGCGTGCGAGCGGGTGCTGCATCGGCCGTATCGCGGCATGGGGCGGGTGGACTGGACGCAGGTGGAGATCGACCCGGGCGGGATCGAGTATTCCCTGAGTTTTTCGGACTGGATCACGCTGTTCCTGGAGATCGGGTTTGTCGTCGAGGGCTTGCGGGAGGTCTATGCGCCCGAAGGGGCGTCGGGCGAGGAGTTCGGGATACCGGCGGAGTGGTCGCGGGATTTCCCGGCGGAGCATGTCTGGTGGCTGCGGAAGGGGTGA
- a CDS encoding Hint domain-containing protein → MADIEGAAATVFVVGAGGDRIIHGMSERDVIAVDCAGIKDFAALRRCLSEDGRWGTRIALPDGSVTRIAGLDYRTLGAERFRFGMAPVCFLRGTLIETATGARRIETLTPGDMIRTFDRGWQPLRHVSRSTHDFGPGPQAMKPVRLKPHALARGVPERELLVSPGHRIGLPATAPRVLLAARKLRHLAGVSDRANCRLARYFNLLMERHELVRANGAWAETLLVTDATIRAAGLPEALQGLARQMVRPLAANAAEAARGVEA, encoded by the coding sequence ATGGCGGATATCGAAGGCGCGGCGGCGACTGTCTTTGTCGTGGGCGCGGGCGGCGACAGGATCATCCATGGCATGTCGGAGCGTGACGTGATCGCGGTGGATTGCGCCGGGATCAAAGATTTCGCGGCGTTGCGGCGATGCCTGTCCGAGGACGGGCGGTGGGGCACGCGGATCGCCTTGCCGGATGGGTCCGTCACGCGGATCGCGGGGCTGGATTACCGCACGCTCGGGGCCGAGCGGTTTCGGTTCGGGATGGCGCCGGTGTGTTTCCTGCGCGGCACGCTGATCGAGACGGCGACGGGGGCGCGGCGGATCGAGACGCTGACACCCGGCGACATGATCCGGACGTTCGACCGGGGCTGGCAGCCGTTACGGCATGTCAGCCGGTCGACCCATGATTTCGGGCCGGGGCCGCAGGCGATGAAGCCGGTGCGGCTGAAACCGCATGCGCTGGCGCGCGGGGTGCCGGAGCGGGAGCTGCTGGTGTCGCCGGGGCACCGCATCGGCCTGCCGGCGACGGCGCCAAGGGTGCTTTTGGCGGCACGGAAGCTGCGGCACCTGGCGGGCGTTTCGGATCGGGCGAACTGTCGGTTGGCCCGGTATTTTAACCTGCTGATGGAGCGGCATGAGCTTGTCAGGGCGAACGGGGCCTGGGCGGAGACGCTGCTGGTGACCGACGCGACGATCCGGGCCGCGGGCCTTCCGGAGGCGTTGCAGGGGCTGGCACGGCAGATGGTGCGGCCGCTGGCGGCAAACGCGGCGGAGGCGGCGCGGGGCGTGGAGGCATGA
- a CDS encoding rhomboid family intramembrane serine protease yields the protein MRHTDPQSPVNPLPPMVMLLVLIMALVEAAFSLGSRGIIGGAQAVGWRAQAIQDFGFSNRAFAWMLENGIVRPDYALGVVTYPFVHGSFTHMLFAAVMVLALGKFVGERISQWSVLVLFLLSSALGAVVFGLVMPDGPGLIGAFPGVYGLIGGFTCLLWLQLGQVGAQQWRAFTLIGILLGLQLVFGVLFGGGPMWIAEVAGFVVGFFLTFLLVPGGLRRLREKLRHS from the coding sequence ATGCGCCACACCGACCCCCAGAGCCCCGTGAACCCCTTGCCGCCCATGGTGATGCTGCTGGTGCTGATCATGGCGCTGGTTGAGGCGGCGTTTTCGCTTGGGTCGCGGGGGATCATCGGCGGGGCGCAGGCCGTGGGCTGGCGGGCGCAGGCGATCCAGGATTTCGGGTTTTCGAACCGGGCTTTCGCGTGGATGCTGGAGAACGGGATCGTTCGGCCCGACTATGCGCTGGGGGTCGTCACGTACCCCTTCGTGCATGGCAGTTTCACCCATATGCTGTTTGCCGCCGTGATGGTGCTGGCGCTGGGCAAGTTCGTGGGCGAGCGGATCAGCCAGTGGTCGGTGCTGGTGCTGTTCCTGCTGTCCTCGGCGCTGGGGGCGGTGGTGTTCGGGCTGGTGATGCCCGACGGGCCGGGGCTGATCGGGGCCTTCCCGGGGGTGTACGGGCTGATTGGCGGGTTCACCTGTCTGCTGTGGTTGCAGCTGGGGCAGGTGGGGGCGCAGCAATGGCGGGCCTTCACGCTGATCGGTATCCTGCTGGGGTTGCAGCTTGTCTTCGGCGTGCTGTTCGGGGGCGGGCCGATGTGGATTGCCGAGGTGGCGGGGTTCGTGGTGGGCTTCTTCCTGACCTTCCTGCTGGTGCCCGGCGGGTTGCGGCGGCTGCGCGAGAAGCTCAGGCATTCGTGA
- a CDS encoding YadA-like family protein has protein sequence MIGWVRGFGKGGGMGFTALAVLALGVSGGPADALECLLDTNNNNLADTGVDTTGLANDSGLVTATACGPRAFTGASEAVAVGNRSEARGLGSVAVGGDPDGNTIGAQALSDYAVAVGSEAQAAAGQTVAVGFEAEAVATGAVAMGSDVDGNGLGARAGGARSVAIGADSLTSGPGAVAVGAEAFATSNDAVAIGNNVEANGVASVAIGGDPNGNGFGTRAAADYAVAIGGDAAANSPRSVAVGGVANAGAAGAIAIGGTAPGSGIGALAIGEDSVAVGSSASASATDSVAIGRQAVAGHANSVALGADAATTRDNQVMFGTAAHTYTAPGITSAASAAAQTGPVQVVTSDAAGNLATDGGALFSAAAALPGLRRDVDRNREGVAMAMALDVPYVPPSETFALGGGLGFFDGSSAFALSGAFRISPSAQFDAGLAYGFDRDTVGGRLGMTFSW, from the coding sequence ATGATCGGATGGGTTCGGGGTTTCGGTAAAGGCGGTGGTATGGGGTTTACGGCGCTGGCGGTGCTGGCGCTGGGCGTGTCGGGCGGGCCGGCGGATGCGCTGGAATGCCTGTTGGACACGAACAACAACAACCTGGCTGACACGGGCGTCGACACGACGGGGTTGGCCAATGACAGCGGCCTGGTCACGGCGACGGCCTGTGGCCCGCGGGCGTTCACCGGGGCTTCGGAGGCGGTGGCGGTCGGCAACCGGTCGGAGGCGCGCGGTTTGGGCTCTGTGGCCGTCGGGGGCGATCCCGATGGCAATACGATCGGGGCCCAGGCCCTGAGCGATTATGCCGTGGCGGTCGGCAGCGAAGCGCAGGCGGCCGCGGGGCAGACCGTTGCCGTCGGCTTCGAGGCAGAGGCCGTGGCCACAGGCGCGGTGGCCATGGGCAGCGACGTGGACGGCAACGGCCTTGGCGCGCGGGCCGGCGGGGCGCGGTCGGTGGCGATTGGTGCGGACAGCCTGACATCGGGGCCGGGCGCGGTGGCCGTGGGCGCGGAGGCCTTTGCCACGAGCAATGACGCCGTGGCCATCGGCAACAACGTGGAAGCGAACGGGGTGGCGTCGGTCGCCATCGGCGGGGATCCCAACGGTAACGGGTTTGGCACGCGGGCTGCTGCCGATTATGCCGTGGCGATCGGCGGCGACGCGGCGGCCAATTCGCCCCGGTCCGTCGCGGTGGGCGGCGTTGCCAATGCCGGCGCGGCCGGGGCCATCGCGATTGGCGGCACTGCCCCGGGCAGCGGCATCGGCGCGCTGGCCATCGGCGAGGATTCGGTGGCGGTCGGGTCGAGCGCCTCGGCCTCGGCGACGGACTCGGTGGCGATCGGGCGGCAGGCGGTGGCGGGTCATGCCAACTCTGTCGCCCTCGGTGCCGATGCCGCGACCACGCGGGACAACCAGGTGATGTTCGGGACGGCGGCGCATACCTATACCGCGCCCGGGATCACCTCGGCCGCCAGTGCCGCGGCACAGACGGGCCCGGTGCAGGTGGTGACGAGCGACGCGGCGGGCAACCTTGCCACCGACGGGGGCGCGTTGTTCTCGGCCGCCGCGGCGTTACCGGGTCTGCGGCGGGACGTGGACCGGAACCGCGAGGGCGTGGCGATGGCGATGGCGCTCGACGTGCCTTACGTGCCGCCGTCGGAGACCTTTGCGCTGGGCGGGGGCTTGGGCTTCTTCGACGGGTCGTCGGCCTTTGCACTGTCGGGCGCTTTCAGGATCAGCCCGAGCGCGCAGTTCGATGCCGGGCTGGCCTACGGGTTCGACAGGGACACCGTGGGCGGGCGGCTTGGCATGACGTTCAGCTGGTGA
- the trpS gene encoding tryptophan--tRNA ligase produces the protein MTEPTTEVLHTPRVFSGIQPTGNLHLGNYLGALKRFVDSQEEGISSIFCMVDLHAITVWQEPEDLRHATRELAAGFIASGIDPTKSILFNQSQVPEHTQMAWVFNCVARMGWMKRMTQFKDKAGKNAENASLGLFGYPALMAADILVYHATHVPVGEDQKQHLELTQEIARKFNHDYATEFFPVTKPVIEGAATRVMSLRDGSKKMSKSDPSDMSRINLTDDADTIARKIRKAKTDPEPLPSEKGPLDDRPEARNLVNIYAALADMSIDQVLADHGGKPFSEFKPALADLAVDRLAPISTEMSRLMEDVSEIDRILADGAARARQIAAPILQKTYQIIGMVGA, from the coding sequence ATGACCGAGCCCACGACCGAGGTGCTCCACACACCGCGCGTATTCTCGGGCATCCAGCCCACCGGCAACCTGCATCTTGGCAACTACCTCGGCGCCCTCAAGCGCTTCGTGGACAGCCAGGAGGAAGGGATCAGCTCGATCTTCTGCATGGTCGACCTCCACGCCATCACCGTCTGGCAGGAGCCCGAAGACCTGCGCCACGCCACCCGCGAGCTGGCGGCGGGCTTCATCGCGTCGGGCATCGACCCGACGAAGTCGATCCTCTTCAACCAGAGCCAGGTGCCCGAGCACACCCAGATGGCCTGGGTCTTCAACTGCGTCGCCCGCATGGGCTGGATGAAGCGGATGACCCAGTTCAAGGACAAGGCCGGCAAGAACGCCGAGAACGCCTCACTCGGCCTCTTCGGCTACCCGGCGCTGATGGCGGCCGACATCCTCGTCTACCACGCCACCCACGTGCCGGTGGGCGAAGACCAGAAACAGCACCTCGAGCTGACCCAGGAAATCGCCCGCAAGTTCAACCACGACTACGCGACCGAGTTCTTCCCCGTCACCAAGCCGGTCATCGAAGGCGCGGCCACCCGGGTGATGAGCCTGCGCGACGGGTCGAAGAAAATGTCGAAATCCGACCCCTCCGACATGTCCCGCATCAACCTCACCGACGATGCCGACACCATCGCCAGGAAGATCCGCAAGGCCAAGACCGACCCCGAGCCGCTGCCCTCCGAGAAAGGCCCGCTCGACGACCGGCCCGAGGCCCGCAACCTCGTCAACATCTACGCGGCGCTGGCCGACATGAGCATCGACCAGGTGCTCGCCGATCACGGCGGCAAACCCTTCTCCGAGTTCAAGCCGGCGCTGGCCGACCTCGCCGTCGACCGCCTCGCGCCCATCTCGACCGAGATGTCGCGCCTGATGGAAGACGTCTCCGAGATCGACCGCATCCTCGCCGACGGCGCCGCCCGCGCCCGCCAGATCGCCGCGCCGATCCTGCAGAAGACCTACCAGATCATCGGGATGGTCGGGGCCTGA